The genomic region TTTTTTCTTTTTAAAGATATTACGGCCGATTTTACATTTGGAATAGGATAAAATACATGTTTTTTTACCGAAAAAAGATATTCTACATCATAAAATGATTGTACTAAAACAGATAAAATTCCATATTTAACCATTCCTTTATGAGAAAGGATACGTTCTACAAATTCTTTTTGAAACATTCCAATACATTCTGGTATATATTGATTATATTTTAATATATGAAATAATATTTTAGAAGAAATTCCATAAGGAAAATTTCCAATTAATGCAAAATTATTAAGGTTAATTTCTTCTGGATTCCATTTTAAAAAATCTTGATGTATAATTTTATTTTTAGAAATAGAAAATTTTTTTTTTAAAAAAAAGATGAGATTTTCATCAATTTCTATTAAAAATACTTTTTTACATAATAATAATAAATAATGGGTTAATATTCCTAACCCTGGCCCTATTTCTACTACTGTATTATAATCTTGAAAAGATAGATTTTTTACAATTTTCTTAGCTATATTTTTATCTTTTAAAAAATATTGATCGAATTTTTTTTCAAAAAAAGATTCTTTCATTATGCAAAAATATAAAAAAGAAATATAATAATATTATTTTTGTATATTTAATAATAATATATATTTTATATAATTAAAATTGTAAATACAATTTTTTTAATTTTTATATGCTTCAACCAACTTTTATACGTAATAATAGGAAAAAAGTTTTATTAGGATTAAAAAAAAGAAACTTTCAGAAAGTTTATTTGATAGATGAAATATTAACTTTAGATAAAAAAAAAGAATTAAAAACTGTTCTGAACAAAATTTCAAAAGAAGAAAATATAATATCCAAAAATATAAGTCATCTTATTCTGAATATGGATAAAGGTATAAAAATAAATTCTTTAAAAGAAAAATCCCTTTTTTTAAAAAAAAAAAAAGATTTTAATATTCAATTAAAAAATATTATTCAATGTTTAGAAGAAAAACTAAATCAAATACCTAATATACCCAATGAAAAAGTAAAAAAAAATGCCGATAAAGATGATATTCTTTTTCAAGAAGGTCCTATTTATTCAACAATAATGGAAGGAGCCCTTACTCATTGGGAATTATCTAAAAAATTTCATTTATTCGACTTATTATTAGGTACGAAAATATGTGGATCTGGTTTTTCAGTTTATATTGGAAAGGGGGCTAAATTACAAAGAAGTTTGATTCAATATTTTTTAGATCAGAATATCCGTGCTTCATATACAGAATACAGTTTTCCATATCTTATAAATGAAAAGTCAGGATATTCAACAGGACAAATTCCGGATAAAGAAGGTCAAATGTATTTAATAGAAAAAGATAATTTTTATCTTATCCCAACTGGCGAAATTCCTCTTATGAATTGTTATAGAGATAATATACTTACATATAAAGACTTACCAATAAAAGCTACTACTTATACTTCTTGCTTTAGAAGGGAAGCGGGATCTTATGGTTCTAAAGTTAGAGGATTAAATAGATTACATCAATTTGAAAAAGTGGAAATTATTCAAATTACTTCTCATGAAACTTCCTATTATTATTTAGAGGAAATGATTTTACATGTTAGAAACATTCTAAAATCTTTAGAATTACCGTTTCGAATACTTCGTTTAATTGGTAAAGATCTCGGTTATTCATCTTCTATAACTTATGATTTTGAAGTATATTCTATGGCACAAAAAAAATGGTTAGAAGTAAGTTCAATTTCAAATTGCACTAATTTTCAATCTAATAGATTAAATCTTCGATATAAAACTATTACAGGAAAAATGGAGTTTTGTCATACACTTAATGGAAGCTCATTAGCTTTACCACGAATTATTGCCGCTTTATTAGAAAATAATCAAACTGTAAATCAAATTAATATTCCTAAAGTTTTAATTCCTTATACAGGATTTGATAATATTAAATAAAAAATATTTTTTCTAAAATTTAATTAAATTGTCTTCCTTCTCGTTTTCATTTAAATATTCCTAATGAATTAGTAAAATAAATTGAAAAATCAAAAGATAAAAAATTGATTTTTAATATTGGAATTGAATGATATATAAA from Blattabacterium sp. (Cryptocercus punctulatus) str. Cpu harbors:
- the rsmA gene encoding 16S rRNA (adenine(1518)-N(6)/adenine(1519)-N(6))-dimethyltransferase RsmA, which codes for MKESFFEKKFDQYFLKDKNIAKKIVKNLSFQDYNTVVEIGPGLGILTHYLLLLCKKVFLIEIDENLIFFLKKKFSISKNKIIHQDFLKWNPEEINLNNFALIGNFPYGISSKILFHILKYNQYIPECIGMFQKEFVERILSHKGMVKYGILSVLVQSFYDVEYLFSVKKHVFYPIPNVKSAVISLKRKKSKILFNKDILFLCVKMAFNQRRKILKNALQYFKKIPNFYDIPFLNKRAEQLSIKEFLQLTKEIEIRK
- the serS gene encoding serine--tRNA ligase; translation: MLQPTFIRNNRKKVLLGLKKRNFQKVYLIDEILTLDKKKELKTVLNKISKEENIISKNISHLILNMDKGIKINSLKEKSLFLKKKKDFNIQLKNIIQCLEEKLNQIPNIPNEKVKKNADKDDILFQEGPIYSTIMEGALTHWELSKKFHLFDLLLGTKICGSGFSVYIGKGAKLQRSLIQYFLDQNIRASYTEYSFPYLINEKSGYSTGQIPDKEGQMYLIEKDNFYLIPTGEIPLMNCYRDNILTYKDLPIKATTYTSCFRREAGSYGSKVRGLNRLHQFEKVEIIQITSHETSYYYLEEMILHVRNILKSLELPFRILRLIGKDLGYSSSITYDFEVYSMAQKKWLEVSSISNCTNFQSNRLNLRYKTITGKMEFCHTLNGSSLALPRIIAALLENNQTVNQINIPKVLIPYTGFDNIK